Genomic DNA from uncultured Methanospirillum sp.:
ACGAGTCGGTAGGTAGGAGTGTAGGTGATGAGTCTTTCATAAGTTGCAATAAAATAATATTATTTTTAAATTAATAACACATAGTACTTGAATGATGAAGATGGTAAAATACCATAAAATCATTAATACATGTGCAGTGTTATTTTTGCTATTAACATTTGCAGTATGCTGCACAGCAGCTGAAGAAAAAACACTTCGAATTGCTACCGTAAATGAGATCAAATCGCCGTCGTTTATTGGTGATTATTCCACCGGTCTCTTTAACCATATCTCCAACCCTCCGCTCATGCAGATGGACAGCAGCGGAAAAATTATTGGTCTTTTAGCAGATTCATTTGATGTATCGTCAGATAACACAAAATGGACGTTCACTCTGAAACCTAATCAGTTTTGGAGTGATGGAAAACCGGTGACAGGTGAAGATGTCGCATTTTCAATAAATATGTACGGGAAGAGTGTTCCAAACGCCGGATGGATTGGAGAAACGCTCAAAGATACACAAGTTGATGGCAATAAGGTCACGTTTACTTTTAATAAGCCCTACACAAACCTGGATCGGGAGTTTACATCCTATTCGATTATGCCAAAGCATGTCTGGGAAAAGATTGACAATCCGATTAATTTTACCAGTGAAGGACCCTATGTCGGATGCGGACCGTTTTTTGTTGATTCGATAGACCTTAATGCCGGAAAATTGATCTTCAAGAAGAACCCAAGCTGGAAAGGGAATGCTCCGTATTATGACCTGGTAGAGATAAGTTGGTTCAAGAATGCAGATGCTGCAGCAAAGGCTCTCGAATCAGGAGCCATGGATACCTACTGGAAGTATGCCGATGCATACCCGTATTCTGCTATAGATTCACTCAAATCGACAGGGAAATTTGATGTCCTGGAGACTCCGACAAGTGGAATGACATTCATTGGTTTTAATCTGAAAAAACAGCCAATGGATGATATCAACTTCAGAAAAGCGGTTGCAGAATCGATAAATTATCCGGAATATGTAGAAGTGTCCACTCTTGGTCATGGGAGTATTCCAAACAGTGGATTCGTTCCTCCAGCTATGGACGGATATATTGATACAAAAGCCATGCAGTATAGTCCGGATGATGCCAAGAAAACTCTTGAAGAGGCAGGATATAAAGATTCAGACGGGAATGGAATTGTAGAAGGATCTGATGGGAAAGATATCGTCCTTGATCTTCTGATCCGAAACAGTTTCTCCCGTGAGGCTGAACTTCTTAAAGAGTATCTCAAGGCAGCAGGAATAGGGGCTGAAATTCGTTCGGTTGAAGACAACACGTGGTTTGATCTGAAAGATAATTACAACTATGATATCACCCTCACCCGTACCACTCCCTGGGGTATGCTTATGCATGCAGGATGGGCAACCGGGTACTTTGATAGTAGAAGGACAGGACAGGGTGTTCTTCATACACTTGACGATAAAAAGTTCTTAGACCTTTGTGACAGCATTCTGGCCACAACCGATAAGTCAAAACTAAAAGGGTATGCAGAAGAAGTCCAGAATTATTACGCAGAGAACCTGCCAGGTATTCCATTATTCTGGAAGAATGATGT
This window encodes:
- a CDS encoding ABC transporter substrate-binding protein, which gives rise to MLFLLLTFAVCCTAAEEKTLRIATVNEIKSPSFIGDYSTGLFNHISNPPLMQMDSSGKIIGLLADSFDVSSDNTKWTFTLKPNQFWSDGKPVTGEDVAFSINMYGKSVPNAGWIGETLKDTQVDGNKVTFTFNKPYTNLDREFTSYSIMPKHVWEKIDNPINFTSEGPYVGCGPFFVDSIDLNAGKLIFKKNPSWKGNAPYYDLVEISWFKNADAAAKALESGAMDTYWKYADAYPYSAIDSLKSTGKFDVLETPTSGMTFIGFNLKKQPMDDINFRKAVAESINYPEYVEVSTLGHGSIPNSGFVPPAMDGYIDTKAMQYSPDDAKKTLEEAGYKDSDGNGIVEGSDGKDIVLDLLIRNSFSREAELLKEYLKAAGIGAEIRSVEDNTWFDLKDNYNYDITLTRTTPWGMLMHAGWATGYFDSRRTGQGVLHTLDDKKFLDLCDSILATTDKSKLKGYAEEVQNYYAENLPGIPLFWKNDVTPYNKAITGWYSSPLYGIMNEFTFTGVKPVA